In Mytilus edulis chromosome 3, xbMytEdul2.2, whole genome shotgun sequence, the genomic window tagcgaaaaggcgaaatcgcaaagtcgaaaacgcgaaaacgcgaagtcgaaaacgagaaatcgatTTCgcattttcgcgttttcgacttcgcaaatTCGCGTTTccgccatatagaatatgtaaggcgaaaacgctaaagcgctaaaacgcaaaatggcattaacctgccaccatagttgtccgcatgtaaacctctagaatttgtcaccaatataagtacatcgcaatccgttactgtttcaacagccatcggtgtttcatgtgtgtattcttaaacaagtattatttttctctcgtttttagcaatgtatcactctctactgtccttatatattattctatattctgcgtttccatccagattctcgtgtataccatgagggtccggattggggtttttgttgatttctgtactctttaaattgttatgtcattttttttctacattttgtttatcttactcattattctttctttcttttcatattttgtcatcccaatatattttacttactgatgtttagttacattacgacgtttatctctgatttatatatattggttaccaatgtagatgacaaatttgtgtcatgcaTGACATTTAagcagaatcaacatgatatatgcgatcattcttggatgaaattaatattactttaatattacactttttgaaaccatttttatcaattttcaatttcatgtgttgtttctgTATATgctatgtttcattgctcatgtggtgtttccgtatattttagccgctcgtcttgagcctactcatttgatccgataacaccccatatatcaataaaattatacttttattgccattcataactcttaacagaccaattaacagaccgagttttatacatccgacccattaacagacccggttttaaataaagattgatttatgtcaccaaaatacagattttcgtgtagatttttcacacaatgatatcaatatggttaacaaacataatgcctttcttttttcgatgttcaaaatattgaatgcaagtaaattcaaccaatgtgtcattttgtgtacattttatgtgtgtaaaatgtgtataaatttattgataagtaacccgccttttcattttatagatcgtacatcgaagctagaaaaataataattacaccactgaattcagtacattgaattgttttgttagacatgaatactttttatgatgaaaatatatttagaaagttataccatgaaacatgctgaactttcaatgattttctcgatagcacctgattaacagactttagccaacccgattaacagaccaaccgccgatatagccgcatactcaatatagattaaccgaccaatctctcggttagccgagtgtcggccgtgatataCCGGCTTTGGTAAGTGTGATgtatgactataaattttcacttcttcgtactatgaacaacaaaactatatcgtaaaaaaatatttccttctCCGTTTATCTTACAACAAAATCATTTTCAATTACtttgtatattattgtaattGGCGGATTTTTTGTTGAAGGTTATTTGCtttctgaaattttttaacaTCTCACAGTGGTATACTTCTGTtgtctttaattgtttttgttttaattctattagatctttgtaaaatataatattttggaTTGTGAAAGATCGGGAACGGCTTTTTGGTGCTCGTGAAAGAATCGTGAAATATCTTTTGCCAAAATACGGTAGTTCCGCTTTTTACGCTTAAGTTGGAAGGCTCAATGCGCTAAATATTTATTAGATCTGAATTAACgaataatatttcataaaaaattacttAAGTATTAAATTTCAACAAACTGTTTGCTGCATTTAAATGTATAGTTTTGCAACGATCAATGTTTCCATAGTGATAGTAACATAATTACCAATTTGTATGTAAAGGGGATTTCAGATTTAAATCattaatttgttattatattCATAGATCATAGATCAAATGTATTTGTTTAGTGTTTGTTCACTTGTTTGTgtaaatatgtcttttgattgagttaagccattttaattgatattttatagttacACTGTTGTTTCAGATTaatacctattaaaacgtttaaacccgctgcatttgtttgcacctgtactCAGTCACAAACCTataaaattctaattaaaaattcttatttttttttaacatctatGATTCGTATGTAGTAGTTTCCTGTCAAAATGAAAGTTAAAGGAAAAATAAACAAGATAGACTACAATAGTTTAGCTACATGTCaacgttctgtttgttttttatcCGCAAAAAGAGAAAAACTATTTGGATAAATATCTGATTAAACTTTTTCGATTTAATTCTGAAGCCctttatattaattaaaataaatattgtacctcatttttgttttgtgttggTTCCCACATTATCATTCCACCTCTAAAATGTGACATTTGTATATAATCCAATTGAACTAAACAAAAAAGGCACACAAGTAATGCCTTCATTGTTACTTCCTTTTTCACAACGAATTCTTGTTAAAAGTATTTATTTCTAAGTAACCTTCCTTTATATCTAACATTCGTGTTATCTGTTACAAGTGTCATTGGACAATATTTTATCTCGCTCACAATATTTATCTTAAGATACAATGATATTGTGGATATATGCATATCCAATTTACATAAAAGTGTTATTAACTTTAAACAAAAGTACGATGGGATTTTGCGCGAATGTCATACAAGCGAGAGattttggctagctataaaaccaggttcaatccatcattttctacataagtgaATGCctatatcaagtcaggaaaatgacagttgctATCCGTTTCAGCTTTTGATTAATGGTCACAAtttgactgaaaaaaaaacattttcattccatttatttacacataaataaaatatgcatACATATGTATGGcattttacatttaaacatatgttcatagtctctgatgcatgattttttctAATTAAGTGTTTTTGgattttaactagctgtcagtaattgcgAGTACTTTCAAATCGAACTTTTTGTTAATATGACCTGTTGATACCATTTGTTATGCTTTTGTTATTTAATGCATACTTATTCGGAGTTATATCTTGGCTATATACCGGCTTTGGTAAGTGTGATGTATGACGATAACTTTTCACATAAttgtttaccttttattttattgattttgtatttgcaTTGATTCATAGATTAAATTTATTCGTTCAATGTATTTTCActtttgttaatatgtcttttgattgagttcagccatttcaattgatattttatagtgtgtctttgtATACTGTAAATGTCAAACTATTGATTCAGATAAAGTTGAAGGTTTGTACCTGTTAAAAACGTTTAGATTCGATGTATTTGTTTAGACCTgcagtcctaagtcaggaatctgatgttcagtagttgtcgtttgttaatgtggtttATAAGAGTtgtttgtttctcgttttttataaagattacaCCGTTGCCGCAGGTTTTCCTgttagaatggttttacactagtaattttgggggtcCTGTATAGCTTGCctcttgttgaagaccgtattttgacctataatggtttacttttataaattgtgactttgatggagagttgtctcattgtcactcatactacacattcttatatctataggcaaccgtacaaccttcaacatcagaaaaatccataccgtatagtcggctataaaagattcaattgagaaaacaaaacaatttacgaaaaacaaatatgatagacataAATCCAACAACAATCATAGAACTTCAGGCGCCTGACTTGAGACATTCagataaagaatgtggcggggttaaacatgttgtgagcgctcaacccttctcccaacctgggacagtagtgtaacatcacaacataagaGCAAACTATTAAAATCTGTCGAAAAAGGCTGAACTAATCAGATTTTTACAAAGGAGAAAACATCAATCAAAAACACAGACCGGACGTGGCAGAGTATTTGTCAATCCCTCATCTAGATCTATAGCAACAACTAAAAGCACTAAGTACAGATCGATATAATGGTACTCGAAGTTActggcagctagttcaaagccaataacaacttataCAAAAACCATTTATCTGCGActagcaagtttttttttaataatttaatgatTCTTGAAAATCGTGCACACCCAAAATCACTTCTGAAATTATGCTTGTTCAAACATCATTACTGACATTACGGCAATAAATTTTTGTAGACCGTTAATGTAaactctaaattaaaaaaaaatcatcaacaaGAGAGACGAAGATAGAAAACTTAAGATTAATGCTCCAATCGGAGCAAACATTCATTGACATATGATACTTCAAAtagaaaaatttgacaaaaaatattgatCTAATAGCTGTGTTTCCCTTTACGATGACAAATACTTGTGTTGTCACTTTTCTGTGTTTACACTGCGGTTTTAATAGGAATTCAGAGAAGCGTCGATAAAACTGTTAAAAGaagaatatcaaaatattttctaaaatcaGTCTTACAAAATGACGAGATTATAATGTAATGAAAACTGAAAAACagtcaaaaatattataaaatatgttaaaaagaatAATCCGTCCATATTACCATGAGCATCAGTTAAGGGGATACTAGTAGTTTAAATTTCCTTgtcacaatatttaaaaaaaaaaagtatacctTTTTAATTTAATCCAAGTATCTATGATGTGTATTTTCATCTATCAATATCAAATCATTTATTCCTGTTTAGAATTTAAAAGGGCCCATATATATTTACTCTAACAACTTCCAAATATTGAATTCAATGTTACATGCATGTGGAAAAAAGACCGCCCCGTAAGAAGCTGATTTATTTGTCTTTCTTTACGAAATGATTACatcttattcatttttatcttAGTATATTGTCATTTCAAAACTCTTTAGACTTTGAAAATCTTATTTGTGTAGCAATTTCATTTTCAGGCGATGCGATAGTGATTAAGCTTGCCTTGTGGTTGTTGTCTTAATAGTCTAATACTGCACCAAGCTGTTtattttaattagttatcaaaggtaccaggattataatttaatacgacatacgcgcgtttcgtctacaaaagactcatcagtgacgctcagatcaaaatagttataaagccaaacaagtacaaagttgaagagcattgaggacccaaaattccaaaaagttgttgcCAAacgcttcaaaattcaataatccTAAAAACACCAATTTTAGCATAATATAGTTTAAAAGTTAAATGTATAGTTAACTAGTCTCAATAATGGCAACCAACGGAAACAtggaaattatatataaaagagTTGATGAGAGTCTCAAAAGTAGCCTTGTTTCTAAAGCTCGTAacattaaatttgatttttttcccgGATTGTACGTGAACTGCGTATGAACGCATTTTACGTGCAATAACACAAAACTCGACACTCATGTAAAAACCATAATTTGAACGTTGTCTTTAAGTACGAAATATTTACTGAAATATCATCGTCTGTGTTTGTGTTCCTTGTGTGAACTGTGTATTTCATTAATAGGTTGAGTACTTCCAATCAGTTCTAAATCATGGTGCATGTCACCAGTATCATGTTCTATTGAGTCTAAGTCCAAATTTGATGCCATCTCATCGGAATTTAAGTCACTGTCCTTGGCATTAACATAAGCATCGAATTCTTTTTGTTCTTCAGAATTCAATTCATGTTTTATATACCTTTGTTTCATGAGTTCTATGTCTGCGAGGCTAGAATCTGAAATAGACACATACGTTCCTTTGTAATAATCATCATCTGTATCTGATAACTTTTGTGTTTGCCATTTGCTGTAATCCTCTTGGTCTTCTGATAAAACTGTTTTTAGAATTTCAGGATCAATCCCAAGCTTCTTGatttcatcaatatcaaatttaaaaggCACATTATCTGACTCTTTGTGATCGTGGCCGTGATCATGTCCAATGTCAGAGTCACCATGCATCAGTATACCATGCAGTGCCTCTGAGTTGGGCCCGGATTGAGAAACTGGAACATTCGCTTTTTCTTCTGAATGATCGACATGCTCCCCACTATGCATGAGATCGTGCATAAGTTTGTTTTGGTCCATGGGACCTTTAGATTTTTGTGCTGTTTCGTCTGGTCGTGAGTGCACATGATGATTTTCAACATTTTCTCCTCCATGCATTAAAACTCCATGCATTATTTGTTCGGCGTCTGGTGGACCACTGGGGTCTTTGTTCGTGATTTCGACTGGTATCTTTTCATGTACATGATCATGCGATTTTTCTGTGTCACCATGCATTACATCATGCATAAGTTTATTAGTTTCTTTGGGTCCAAACGATTCCGCTGGTTTCTCTGGCTGCTTCGTTTTATCCTCATTATGGTTATTCGGATGATCTTTGTCATCATGCATTAAAGCACCGTGAAATGTTTCCTCGGCATCTTGTGGTCCTGACTTTTGTTTTGGGCCTGTTTCTAAAACTGGTTTGAATTTAAGATAATTGTCTTCTGTTTTATGAGAATCACCTACTTCGTTGTCGCCATGCATAAGGACGCCATGGAGACAGTTTAAAGGATCAACGCATGGCTCCATGTGCGGtcctagaaattaaagaaaataataatagaaatttgtttgttttcggatcaaaaattataatatcagCACAAAGAAATACTATGCATTTCGTTTTGATAATTACAATGATTTTTCAGCAATCAACGGAACACAGCTATCTAAGACTGTATTTAAATAAATTAgaccctttttagctcacctggcccaaagggccaagtgagcttttcccatcacttgacgtcgggcgtccggcgtcgtcgtcgtccttcgtccgtcgtcgtcgtccgtcaaaaattttctcctctgaaaatactgggccaaatttaaccaaacttggacacaatcatcattggggtatctagttagtaaaaatgtgtccggtgacccggccaaccaaccaagatggccgccatggctaaaaatagaacataggggtaaaatgcagtttttggcttataactcaaaaaccaaagcatttagagcaaatctgacatggagtaaaattgtttatcaggtcaaaatctatcttccctgaaattttcagataaatcggacaaccagttgttgggttgctgctcctaaattagtaattttaaggaaattttgcagtttttgcttattatcttgaatattattatatatagagataaactgtaaacagcaataatgttcagcaaagtaagatctacaaataagtcaacatgaccaaaattgtcagtttaccccttaaggagttattgccctttatagtcattttttaacaattttcataaattttggtaaatttttgtaagtttttagaatatattttccactgtaattactgggccaagttcattatagatagagataattgtagcaagaagaatgtccagtaaagttagatctacaaacacatcatgatcatcaaaacacaattttgtcatgaatttatctgtgtccattgtttaatatgcacatagaccaaggtgagcgacacaggctcttgagagccccTAGTTTTCTTTTCTTACAAAACTTTATATCTAAAAAAAGCCAAAGTAAATACGCATTAAATGATAAGATTACGTACTTCTATATAGCACAACAGTCATTTAAAATCCAAGCACAGACACCAgagataataaaaatatgacattcttaattatgcccgcgtcacactgtcccgatttttatatacgatggacacccgaatgcgaaaattgtaagttcgtacgaagttggtcccgatcgcgttaaaataccaaaaagtgaccgaagcaagtacgatggtgccgaaattatatacgatagcaaaagatggacatacgaaggttgaccgaagacgggtatttaagcttcatatctcagccgaagcctacacgatggattacgaaggctacacgatggattacgaaggctacacgatggattacgatgatggcgcgatggccatacgatgtctaaaagacgtcgtgtacagcttaccatgtatttaaattatatataccgaaggcatcacgcgttttaaattgtaagtacatgtatgttcataataCAAGTGTACAAACGATCTAAAAATGCGTTCTACctgttttgaacttttttatgatacgaacagaatttcgaaaacatatcgtttctgtacaagtctgccatgcatggcgggaaatcgatctttttgtcttattcttataaaacttagtttattatacCCTCGCCTAATACacgtaagttgcgtgtagataaaattgttatggacactctagaaccaaaatgctcaaaacttggtatgatgttactcgttaagaatatcttaagcgctattgactttaaagttcaaaggtcaaggtcacagtggcagttgtaatacaagacaatgtcacccttgtggacactctaaaaccaatatgcttcaaaagattttaaccacatttggtttattgttcctccttgtaatgatctgacattttttacgttcaaggccaaaggtcaaggtcatgcagatggccttgttttttctccttgaaatagcataatacataggaaattggttgctcattatTTTACGATATtgaaggtatttccagttactgaatgttttggttgatttctaaaaaaaaaatagtttatgtatcaaatatgcatattcaatttaccattttctgcatgtgtcatatacaaatatagtgtccatatttgtccccaatatgtttcatacgaggggatgccacgctaggcattgccttgtttgaactgtaaaatgtgtgcactagtctgattaatcacccataattatgcccatgtttactgatctatcataaaggtaaggtaatgggttcgtttatccctttttttcaaaaagagatctttccaggagaatatcataataatatagacaaaaggacgGATGTGGGGAtggcaacaaatgcggcaaaatatgacatatagaaaacaaaatggttatggagtaaacattcgtgtgacaacaactcagacgatacataaaaaatcagaataatgaagaaaaagttggtttccctatatacgtgtacctgcagtgttggtgtacgaggcgcgtttgtgattttcattatgttacttgatatgaaaaattgacaaaaaatagtattttacttgtaaaagtaaatcctgagcctgtaatagctgctcttcttgttccatttgaataaatagaaacaacgctgtcgcctttcttgttctcatagaatcatatgataatatgagctccatgttttgtgaacgtctttcttaactgttgTATTAGACCGAttagtgcatatcgcgcatggcactttaaatgtattttagcgtgaaaattaacttacatttagctggatttattgcctttgtagttccatcttgtcgctcCGTACTTTTATTAGATgacaacacgacgggattacgaggtcttcacgaagtcgtgttgccatcgtaagaccttcgggtagctttgtgattcattcgtgtagacatcatAATGtaaaaactgcccgatggaaacgatggaaacacgaatgcaatacgatgttcaaagatgcaatCCCGGTGACaatacgatggtgaggatggtgatacgaactcaatacgaaccctcaacatcggacgcaccttcggggattttttaacatgttaaaaaatttagaacccttcccgaagttgtccccgaaggctagaaaaagtggccgatggttctacggtGGTTTAAGATGGCaatacgaatagcccgatctggatacgatcagacccgattttgaaaatttccataatcgtgttgccatcggcgtaaaaatcgggacagtgtgacgcgggcataacagATGCAGCAAATTTATCAGAagtatttctaaataatttcttACAGATATAATCCATacatttttggttaaatttgtccaaACATGTAATATAGACACATATAATAgtggatttaaaaaaataagttatgtaataatatataaaactCTTTGGTATCGACTTCAGATAAATATACAGAAGGAGGTTATATCTCATCCTCACTTTAAACAATCAACTAGTTTTTAAACTGTGattgaaacaatatttttattgagaaattttcatatttcttaaaTCGGGGATTTAGAACTGCTCATTTTGAATCTTTACATCTTTGAATTGTTGttatgtcaacgtatatttgttccacctaacagatgTTCCACcagaaactttgttataaacaaagtcataatatctgttcctgTTGGAATAAACATTCtttaccatttattccgttatgaatatatactgtaatatttattccagcTGAATTGATATTTCAGAatacttttttcttttgaaaCTCATATTATGAAGAAACTCCTATTCCGTGACAGTTATATGTAAAATGTAGAATTAGTTCGCACATGAGAAAGAAAATTCTACTAGTTATGTTAAGAATTAACATTAACAGCTTAATTTGAAAACTTACCTTTCTCGGTAGGTTTACAAAATACTTCATTTAGAATAATTCCTAACAAAACTGCAACGAATGTTTTCATGTTTATTTCTGGTGAATCAAGTCGTAAACAAATTATTTGTAACGattttagtttttatataaatcaatttaTGATGCAAGTGTACACGCGTTTTTCTCCAGCGTGGAAATTTGTATGAACAAAGGGTCGATGGCGATCAAGCTGTTGCATTTTACGTCTTTGGATCATCTCCTAGaatcaattttaattttctatacttattttactgtcaatcatttgtagattattttttaatttagagAAACACCATcataataaaactatttaaaatgttcattaaatgtTAGCttctttatttgatttattatgaTATCCAATCACTTAATATTTATGTTCATACAAATTTAAGCGTTGTCAGTTTCCACATGAACCACAATTCCACTTTCAAGATCTAAACGATTAATAATATCGTGATTATTTTTAATAAAGGAAGGTAAATCAAActgaaagttttaagcaatttttgttttgttccgTGCATTACAGGaactaaacttagtttgattttccAAATCTATAATAAGTTGATCAATCTTAATATTAGAATATTGTGTATATGTGTGAGTTTTTCGCTCTAACACGGGATACTATGCAACTCcttctttttaaaattactaaaaaaatcgGTTAAATACGAAAATGGAGAATATATTATATTCCCAATAAAAATCTTTGGTACATTTTAGAGACTATCATTAAATTTTCATATATAGTTGCATTTTGCTTTCTTCTTTCTATTTAACAAACCAATCAAGTAGAAAACCTTTTTCGGAAGTGACACGCtaaaaaagcaacagtagtataccgctgttagatAGTCATAAATCGAATACTTGTGGACAAAATTGCATCGTTTTTTGGGGGgcatttttaaacaattatttcgACCTTTTAGGTAAGAATTACTTGGTATGTGTCTAGTGCCTCTTTACGAAAACGGTAGGTTGAACCTGTTTTTTAGCTAGCCAAACCTTACGCTTATTTGGCAATGTAAAAAATAACgctaaaataacaacattacgtgacaggactgttgtttgtcttttttccttTGCTTTTCTGATCATACCGTTGTCTAGTTTATTTAATGGTCTTTGAAAGCAAACCGAATTGTGAATGGAATTTTTTGCACTAAAAGGACATAAATGAATTTTCCTTAAATCTATGAACGACTTTAATTTACCCTGCAAAATCTTAAATGAACTGTCTTTGAAGATATTTGtctaaaagtatttgaaataacAGGTTAGACGATACCTGCTATACAGCCATGCAAACTTTGCAGTAATTCCATCCAATAATATAGTTGACATAATGCTTATAGTACTTGAAAAATGTCcacaacaaaggagtaggtccagtaaagACCCcgttttggccccaaaatatagcagttttacaaaattgttaaaatgtaaacttttagttatttattgaacagAAGAATGCTACTGCTATacaaatatgtgctgtttttgacaatacaaattgaatgcacatatatcgggtaccagcaccattaagtcatgctaaattactgaaatcttcacaattctagcattttatttaaattttagacggtttccgttgAAAACGAAAGTGGCCGGATTCGTGTTCATCTTtattattgaaatgtaagttgtatttgatgataaaacataacatatataaaggttgaggatgaacacggatgcggccactttcatttttgacaaaaaccatctgaaagtgacattttcggcatatttggtagatttttcatatttgagcttgaatcggatcgtttttaatgactaaattagtttaaatctttcacataaacgaattgaatcaaatgaaatagacacttaagtgtttaaaaggtGGTCAAAATcgttcgtcagatgaacctgaaatttgaggccaaaatcggtccttaccggacctactccttttaaacattgaccaatgaaccatgtaaatgaggtcaagatcagataaaACCTGCCAGGTTCAATTACAATCCTTATGGCTTATCAATACATACACcgtatatagttgacctactacttaAAGTGTCAGAGAAATTTAATTAACAATGTAACTTTAACATTGGTTGAGGGTGTAAGTGATGTtaatgtcagatgaaacctgccagactcACATGTGctccttacaatcattccatacacaacaTATTGTTGATCTTCTGCTTGAAGGATATGAGATAGGGGTCTAACTTCCTGGATC contains:
- the LOC139517115 gene encoding uncharacterized protein, translated to MKTFVAVLLGIILNEVFCKPTEKGPHMEPCVDPLNCLHGVLMHGDNEVGDSHKTEDNYLKFKPVLETGPKQKSGPQDAEETFHGALMHDDKDHPNNHNEDKTKQPEKPAESFGPKETNKLMHDVMHGDTEKSHDHVHEKIPVEITNKDPSGPPDAEQIMHGVLMHGGENVENHHVHSRPDETAQKSKGPMDQNKLMHDLMHSGEHVDHSEEKANVPVSQSGPNSEALHGILMHGDSDIGHDHGHDHKESDNVPFKFDIDEIKKLGIDPEILKTVLSEDQEDYSKWQTQKLSDTDDDYYKGTYVSISDSSLADIELMKQRYIKHELNSEEQKEFDAYVNAKDSDLNSDEMASNLDLDSIEHDTGDMHHDLELIGSTQPINEIHSSHKEHKHRR